GGGTCCTATTACAGCATTATGGATTACAGAAATTTTTGGAGGTTGGAAACAAAATTATATAGTGCTTGCATTATTGTTTCTGATATTATTATTTATCATTGCTAGACAAAAACACAAGAAAATAAACAGTGAAGGCGGGATATTAGAAAACACGATATCAGGATCCCCGATATCAAAAGGTCCTATATCGATGATGTTACTAAAAGAAAGAATGCTTATACTGTTATGTATATCAATATTTATTTATGTTGGTATAGAGGAGTCAGCAGCATTTTGGACAAATACTTATTTCCATGATGTGCTTAATACAGAAAAGCTCGGTGCCTATGCCTTATCAGGGTACTGGGGAAGTATGATTATAGGGAGATATCTGGGAAGCAGATTTGAAGAAAAAGGCAATATATTTTCTTCCGTGGGGCTATTTATTTCTTTTGTTTCCCTTATTTTAGCGCTTATAGTTAAAAGTCCTGTATTTAATTTAGTATGCTTTGTTTTACTTGGTTTCGGATTTTCAGTAGTCTGGCCTGTACTTATGGCTACAGCAGCTAAAAGCTATCCTAAATATACAGGTACTACAATGGGTATAATGATGATGTTTGGCGCTGCGGGGGGGATTATTGTGCCGTTTATAACAGGTGCTGTAGGAGAATTGGCAGGTATTGCCGGTGCTCTTTGGATTATTCCCATTTTTATTTTATTAATAATATTACTACAGAAAAAATTGAAGGATTTAAAATAAACCCAAATTCACGAAAGGTTTCTAAATATTATTTTTTGTGGTAATATAATTTATTGGAGAGGACGTTACATAGACACTAAAATACCAATACTTAAGTGAGGTGAATGTTGAAGGGGATGGTTTACTTTTGAATATAGTACTTGTTGAACCGGAAATTCCGCAAAATACCGGAAATATATCAAGGACCTGCGCAGCGACAGGTACTGTCCTTCACCTGGTAAGACCTTTTGGGTTTTCACTGGAAGATAAGTATTTAAAAAGAGCAGGGCTTGATTACTGGGACAAATTGGAAATATACTGTTACGACAGTTTT
The Bacillota bacterium genome window above contains:
- a CDS encoding MFS transporter; the protein is MKKVINATCYISLLFLGMYLAVYQITINSISGEFAISSTISGLLISLHFAGIMIAPAIFGEISDRIGKKPVIIMSFIILISGLLLVYFFNILVLIATGILLIGCGFGVIEGVMSGLLADINSERTNQVINISQMYFSIGAVLGPITALWITEIFGGWKQNYIVLALLFLILLFIIARQKHKKINSEGGILENTISGSPISKGPISMMLLKERMLILLCISIFIYVGIEESAAFWTNTYFHDVLNTEKLGAYALSGYWGSMIIGRYLGSRFEEKGNIFSSVGLFISFVSLILALIVKSPVFNLVCFVLLGFGFSVVWPVLMATAAKSYPKYTGTTMGIMMMFGAAGGIIVPFITGAVGELAGIAGALWIIPIFILLIILLQKKLKDLK